The sequence TGGACAGTGAGGAAGAATGTGTCCAGGTGAAGACACCTGGACAGTGAGGATACCTGGACAAGTGAGGACCAACAGAGGTCTGTCTCTCAGCAGGATAAGAAACAACAGTCCCAGTAAATCTTTGATGATTATTTAGCAGGTCACacgattaaaaataaattgaatagagctgggcagcgattaaaagttttaatcgcgattattcgcataatttccccgattaatagtgattaatcgcaaaattaaataatgaattcaaaagtagtgcaTATagtgaaattttttttttaatgttctgccatatgaacagaagtgccgtaacatttgttccgCAAAATCTTCCCAGCATTTAGTTTAtaaagttcaattcaattcaattttatttatagtatcaattcataacaagagttatctcaagacgctatacagatagaccacactccagaatttacaaggacccaacagttctagtagtctcctccagagcaagcaacagtgcgacagtggcgaggaaaaacttccttttaggcagaaacctcggtcagacccaggctcttagtaggcggtgtctgacgggccggttggggttagaatgaagagtggcaataacaaaaatagacaaaaatttgtagtctgtagcagttctttgtagtagtttgcggcatagcaggacgATGTGCGggattacaaggcacagcaggacatagcagggcactgcagtgtagcagtagaacatggcatcacagaacatggaccgggaccaaggcgacagctgctaccctgattttggaggcTCTccgatccaagggaacattctggggaaaaaagaacgtaaggactccggggaatgactccccagagctaggttagtaacaagcatttctgggacatggatgcacataaatgaaaagatggaaagatagaggagagaggagctcagtgtatcaaaataagtccccagctgtctaaaactattataacacaaaaaccaagagagacaagataaagagagctccagcccagtcgggccagaactctccccaaccggatcgggctgtatgacaagtctccctttagttttattatattcttgtttacatgatagataaatctgacaactatgaagagaagcaggtgggccgggttaggcggacgctgcgactcctcactccaacaatattcaattctatgccccaactataagctttatcaagaaaggaaagtcttaagcctactcttaaacgtggagacggtgtctgcctcccggacccaaactggaacctggttccacaggagaggagcctgatagctgaacgctctggctcccgttctacttttagagactctaggaacaaccagtaatcctgcattctgggagcgtagtgctcttgtagggttgtaaggtattatgagctctttaagataagatggagcctgaccatgaagagctttgtaagtgagaagaaggattttaaattctattctaaattttacaggaagccaatgcagagaagctaaaacaggagaaatgtgatctcttttcctggttcctgtcagaacacgtgccgcagcattctggatcagctaaagagtccttatggacttttccaagcagcctgataacaaagaattgcagtaatccaacctggaagtaacaaatgcatggactagtttttctgcatcatttctagacaggatattcctgattttcaCAATATTACgtaagtgaaaaaaggcgatccttgaaatttgctttaagtgggaattaaaggacatgtcttggtcaaagataactccaagattcctcacagtggtgctggaggccagggtgatgccatccagagtaactatatctttggataatgcgtcacggaggtgcttgagtccgagagcaataacttcagttttatctgagtttaacattcgaaaattacaggtcatccaagttttaatatcctgaaggcacgtttgaagtttagctaactgattagtttcatccggcttgattgatagatataactgagtatcatctgcataacaatgaaagtttatggactgtttcctaataatactgcctaaaggaagcatatataaagtgaacaggattggaccaagcatagatccttgtgggactccatgactaaccttggcgtgcacagaggattcatcgttaacatgaacaaactgagatcgatctgataaataagacttaaaccagcttagagcagttcctttaatgccaattaaatgttccaatctctgtaataagatataatggtcaatggtatcaaatgcagcactaagatctaataacagtacagagataagtcctttgtctgatgcaattaggaggtcattagtcattttcacaagtgctgtctctgtgctatgatgaactctaaatcctgactgaaaatcctcaaataagctgttgctatgcagaaagtctcACAGCTGTTTGGaaactgctttctcaagaatcttagagagaaatggaaggttagatataggtctatagttggctaaaacatctggatcaaggtttggctttttcagaagaggtttaattacggcaactttaaagtgctgtggtacatagcctgttaataaagacagattggttatatccagtagcgaagtgttgactaatggtaaaacttctttaagtagcctagtcgggatgggatccaagaggcaggttgatggcttagatgaagaaataattgaattaaattgataaagatcaagtaaagcaaagcagtctaaacatttttctggttttacagctgtttctaaggttcctgagtttagagataagtcagtgccagttaaaggcaggtcttggggaattttgcttctaatagttataattttatcattgaagaacctcataaagtcgttactactaagagctattggaatacttggctcagttgagctgtgaccttccgttaggctggctacagtgctgaaaagaaacctgggcttgttcctattttcctctattaatgacgagtagtacgctgctctggcattacggagggccttcctatacgttttaagactatcttgccagattaaacgagaattttccagtttggtggagcgccagatcttctcaagcttccgcgatatttgctttaatttgcaagtttcagtgttataccatggagctaaccgtctttgtttcattatcttcttttttagaggggcaacagagtcgagagtcattcgtagcgagcctgctgcactatcaacaaaatgattgatttgggagggactaatagcaaagtagtcctccgttactttgtgatttggtaatgaattaaatgctaacggaatcgcatccttaaatttaggtcagataaaaagggattctgtgggaacactattaaacgTTAAAGTTCAACACCATATACCAaaacaagatcgagggtgtgattaaaaaggtgagtcggtttatgaacactttgagagaagccaatagaatctaaaagagagataaacgcagtactaaggctatcattctcatcgtccacatgaatattaaaatcccctacaataatatttttgtccgtttttagcactaagtttgacagaaactgCAAATTCGGATAAGAATTCAaagtatggaccaggtgctcggtacactataacaaatagaactggttgcattgatttccaacttgggtgtgaaagactaagaacaagactttcaaatgaatcATAATTTAGcttaggtttagagctgattagtagactagaatcgaagatggctgcaactccatctcctcggcctgtgcctcgaggaattTGTATGattattaatatgactgggggggtggattcatttagactaacatattctccatcacccagccaggtttcagtaagacaaaatagatcaatattagaatctgatattaattcatttactagtccccctttagaagagagagatctgatgtttaagagtccacatttaattctcctattcttttgcactattgcacttgtggatttaattgttatgaggttttcatgcacagctcctctactgtctacctttgatttaaataatttcaatggtcggggggcagacaccgtcactatgggtTTTTAATAGGTAACAACTGTAGGTAACTAGGTAACACTTTTATGTAACTGCTAAAGTAGCAGttacataaaatatttagtgtacatctcaacctaatgtattcatcatgtccagagatgaattccatctggttgtaACGTGTTGCACAAGTGAATCCTTCTTATGCAGGGACACTGTCAAACGCACTATTAAGCacagacactgagggacactgtcaaacgcactgttaagcagagacactgagggacactgtccaatgcgctgtaaagcagagacactgtgacagaacgctggagacacaaagcaggggacatgatcagaaggcagaaggctcgcagcagcgatcagatttcgtatctattcgtactatctgtcctaactgcggGGACTTTGTTTGACACATTCTACTGCTTTGCAACTTcaattaagtgtttttattccacTCAGAGCAcgtgaatgcagcgcccacttttcatcagtacaATGCACTGCCGTTgttgttgcgattctcagaccgatgtgctccaccagaccgatgtcctccaccagACCAATGTCCTCCACCACACTAATGGGCCTTCAGTTAGTAGCTTTCCACGTTGCTATTGCATTTGTTagcttctcttgcctttgttttatctctaaaccccccccccacgctggtgggggtggggggctggCATCTCCATTAGAGATTGGGTGAGAAGTTCcgtcctccgagaggagctcggagtagagccgctgctccgtTGCGtagaaaggagccagttgaggtggtttgggaatctggtaaggatgcctcctgggcggccccctagggaggtggtccaggaacatccagctgggaggaggccttggggaagacccaggactaggtggagggatgtccagctgggaggagagcTCGGGAAAggcccaggactaggtggagggatgtcCAGCTGGGACAGGcattgggatcccccagtcggagctggttaatgtggctttggaaaagaaagttttgggtcccctgctggagcggCTGCCCCTGCAACCCCATATCAGATTCGCAGATGAAGAGGGATGGATCTGGCTTCACCAACAACTGCCGTCACACCCAGATGCATTAACTCCATAATGGCTGGTTCCAACTACAGGACATGATAGTACCCCAGGTCACCGGGGTGTGAAGAGCAGAACGGAGGATTTTTCCTGCAAGAAGATGTATTAATGTTCAATTAGTGATCAAAGGGACAATAGAGTAAAGTTGTAGCAAACTGGAGACtttgaaaatgttcatttgGAACACGTCTTAAGTCAACCCTCTGCAACGTATGACCAATCCCAAACATGGACAGTCTGCTGAAAACAAAAAGCCAACGGCCGGATCAGAAAAAACACGTTAAACACTGAATCCATGCTGCTGCCTCATCAACCCTTCATACATCTCTTAATAATctctttgatgtgtttttaacttctAAGCTTTATTAGGGCTTCTCTGATTATTCCTTAGCGATCCATTTCTTTTGTGCAGGTTTGGTGATTCGTCCGCATGCTGCTGAAATCTCCTTCAACCGCAGCGACCCGATGAACTACAACCAGTACATTCAAAACCTGCACGAGCTCCTGCAGCGTGAGTACAAACCCGTCCTGAGAGACCctgacgctgagagacactaaagagacccagaccctgacccTAAGATATCCTGACCCTAAGAGAAACCTTTTTGCAGGATTAGAACAACACTAACATAATAATCACATGTCAAACATGGAGGGCATCATGTTTCCATTCTGAGATTATCAAGCATCAGTTTTGAAATGGAAAAGTCAGACGGGCGGTTGCAGGTGAGCAGGTAGACGGGCAGCTACAGGTAAGCAGTCAGAAGGGCGGCTACAGGTGGCCAGGTAGACGGGTGGCTACAGGTGACCAGGTACACAGTCAGGTAGACGGGCGGCTACAAGTGAGCAGGAAGACGAGTGGCTTAAGCTGAGCAGGAAGACGGGTGGCTACAGGTGAGCAGGTAGACGGTCAGGTAGACGGGTGGCTACAGGTGAGCAGGTAGAAGGTCAGGTAGACGGGTGGCTACAGGTGAGCAGGTAGACGGTCAGGTACACGGGTGGCTACAGGTGAGCAGGTAGATGGGAACACACCTGCCTTTCCTCACTTTCAGTAGAAACAATCCTTATTGACTGCAAGTTGAAGGCTCATAACTAATCAAGTGAATTGTTTTATCCATTTTACTATTATTACCACGTTCTATCCCTGTTTTGTGTATTCTGTCTGGTTATAACATGCATTTCTCATTAAGTAAAGTCATTTCCTTTTGTGGTGGTCAGCAACAGTACTTTTGTGGTTGTACATCATGGCCACCCAACCATGGATGGCTTGTCTAATTCATAATGCATAACCGCAATGCATTGTGGGTGCAATCCACCTCTGGAGTGTCCatcgttgtgtgtgtgtcaaggtgtgtgtgtgtggggggataTAGCTGAACAGGAATGATAAGAGTCTCAGGACATCTAGTGGACGGTTGGAGGAAAGCAGGGGAGAAGACATGAGGACAGGGAGAATCAACCATTTACAAAGTCCATCAGTCATGtgtcacaaacattttttttgtagtttgagAGGACGCCAATTTCTCTCATCAGACACCacattatgaatgtttttctctGCAGGTTACAATGACAGCATCCAGGAGCGGAACGACTTGTGTCTGGTGGGTGAATACACTGAACAGGACAATGAGCCAATCAAGAAGGTTTGTCAGTTTAAGCGCAGTATGCTGAGTCAGTGCTCCGGGCTGCGCGACTCCAGCTTTGGATTTGCTGAGGGGAAACCGTGCATCATCATCAAGATGAACCGGGTCAGTGAAGAACTGTTATGATGGTTAAAGTCCGTCCATCAGGATGTCTGTCAATGAGACACCAACGCAGCACTAATGAGAGCAACAGGAAGTCTTTCTGACTTCTTTGTCAATGTACAAGAGAGTGAAGAGGAACATGGAAGTCTTaactcttttaaataaaaattggaaACACGCGAAGCACATGTTGTCGCACCGCCTATAGAAACACATGGAGCACAGTTCAACACACAGCCATTAGAAACACACTGAGCACAGTTCAACACACAGCctatagagacacacagagcaCATTTCATCACAGGGCCTATAGAAATATGTGGACCACAAAAACACCCACTTCAGTGGTTTGCTCCGGCATGATTCTGACCTCTATTCCCATTTGATTATATTTTCTAGTCGGAAATATTGTATTTAGccaaatattatattatattaaatattgtatttagcCAAAGCTAAATATCACATAATGTGACGTGCAGGTTACCttccccccaacacacacacacacagagtatatCTGAAGAGAGGTTAATCTGATTTAACAAGTATTGCGTCCAGAAAGATTCTGACTTAGTTTCAGTGAATTTTCAACATACAAATCATAACAATATTAATAGAACAATAATATAAGAAATAATACTGTAGTATAACGAACAAAACTGTTTGCAGGTCATCGGACTGAAACCACAAGGAGACCCCTACATAAACTGCACTGCcaaggtaaaacacacacatacacaccctacctaatatatatatatatatatatatatatatatatatatataaagaaccCTGTGTATTTCTTTGTGAAGAGAGCCAGTCCCTTACGGATGCAGTTCTACCCGCCAGATGCTCGTCTGGATAAAATGTTCTTCCCGT comes from Etheostoma cragini isolate CJK2018 unplaced genomic scaffold, CSU_Ecrag_1.0 ScbMSFa_2220, whole genome shotgun sequence and encodes:
- the LOC117940330 gene encoding sodium/potassium-transporting ATPase subunit beta-3-like yields the protein MCPGEDTWTVRIPGQVRTNRGLVIRPHAAEISFNRSDPMNYNQYIQNLHELLQRYNDSIQERNDLCLVGEYTEQDNEPIKKVCQFKRSMLSQCSGLRDSSFGFAEGKPCIIIKMNRVIGLKPQGDPYINCTAKRASPLRMQFYPPDARLDKMFFPYYGNKAHADYVQPLVAVQLLLSREDLNVEQTVECKVEGTNLRNDDDRDKFMGRVVFRVKVSE